The following are encoded together in the Drosophila sechellia strain sech25 chromosome 3R, ASM438219v1, whole genome shotgun sequence genome:
- the LOC6613882 gene encoding replication factor C subunit 1, with translation MQRGIDSFFKRLPAKSKSAEDENGETPSKAPKRKKAVIISSDEEEVVSPPETKKLKASKTASSEDEVVAATPEPNAKKARNGQKLALSKLKRHVDPTELFGGETKRVIVPKPKTKAVLEFENEDIDRSLLEVDLDESIKEAAPEKKVQSNTRSSPSPKRAKKSSPEPPKPKSTKSKATTPRVKKEKAAADLESSVLTDEERHERKRASAVLYQKYKNRSSCLNPGSKEIPKGSPDCLSGLTFVVTGVLESMEREEAESVIKEYGGKVMTVVGKKLKYLVVGEEAGPKKLAMADELNIPILSEDGLFDLIREKSGNAKLVKEEKKNPEEKEKKEVKTSRRSNDKKEKEVTKQKSSEKHDAAKHKVKEEHTSPKESKEKLNDVPAVTLKVKKEPGTQKEHAPSPRTAEPKTQDMVGMAWVDKHKPTNIKEIVGQAGAASNVTKLMNWLSKWYVNHDGNKKPQRPNPWAKNDDGSFYKAALLSGPPGIGKTTTATLVVKELGFDAVEFNASDTRSKRLLKDEVSTLLSNKSLSGYFTGQGQAVSRKHVLIMDEVDGMAGNEDRGGMQELIALIKDSSIPIICMCNDRNHPKIRSLVNYCYDLRFQRPRLEQIKGKIMSICFKEKVKISPAKVEEIIAATNNDIRQSINHIALLSAKEDASKKSGQQIATKDLKLGPWEVVRKVFTADEHKHMSFADKSDLFFHDYSLAPLFVQQNYLQVLPQGNKKDVLAKVAATADALSLGDLVEKRIRANSAWSLLPTQALFSSVLPGEHMCGHFTGQINFPGWLGKNSKSGKRARLAQELHDHTRVCTSGSRLSVRLDYAPFLLDNIVRPLAKDGQEGVPAALDVMKDYHLLREDLDSLVELTSWPGKKSPLDAVDGRVKAALTRSYNKEVMAYSYSAQAGIKKKKSEAAGADDDYLGESPGEEDGDGGHISSEEDEDKDNLELDGLIKAKKKTTSSKAAGGSKKATTSTASKSKAKAKK, from the exons ATGCAACGC GGCATTGACTCCTTCTTCAAACGGCTGCCGGCCAAGTCGAAAAGTGCCGAGGACGAAAATGGAGAGACGCCGTCGAAGGCGCCAAAACGCAAGAAAGCCGTGATAATTTCCAGCGACGAGGAAGAGGTGGTCAGTCCGCCGGAGACCAAGAAACTCAAGGCTTCAAAGACAGCATCCAGCGAGGATGAAGTGGTGGCTGCCACACCGGAACCGAATGCGAAGAAGGCCAGGAACGGGCAGAAACTAGCGCTTTCCAAGCTTAAGCGGCACGTGGATCCTACCGAGCTTTTCGGTGGAGAAACCAAGAGAGTTATTGTGCCCAAACCGAAGACCAAAGCTGTTCTCGAGTTCGAGAACGAAGACATTGACCGCAGTTTATTGGAAGTGGATCTGGACGAGAGTATCAAAGAGGCTGCCCCCGAAAAAAAGGTTCAGTCGAATACCAGGAGCTCTCCCTCACCTAAAAGAGCAAAGAAAAGCAGCCCGGAACCGCCAAAACCCAAGTCAACCAAATCCAAAGCCACCACTCCTCGTGTGAAGAAGGAGAAAGCTGCGGCAGATCTGGAATCCAGTGTCTTAACAGACGAAGAACGCCACGAGCGTAAACGTGCTTCCGCCGTGCTCTACCAGAAGTACAAAAACCGCAGTTCGTGCCTGAACCCCGGCAGCAAGGAAATCCCAAAGGGATCCCCGGATTGTCTGAGTGGCTTAACCTTTGTCGTAACCGGAGTCCTTGAGTCCATGGAACGAGAGGAGGCGGAGTCTGTGATCAAGGAGTATGGCGGAAAGGTGATGACCGTGGTTGGAAAGAAACTTAAGTATTTGGTCGTAGGAGAAGAAGCTGGACCAAAGAAATTAGCTATGGCTGATGAACTCAATATACCCATTCTCAGCGAGGACGGTCTCTTCGATCTAATCAGGGAGAAATCAGGAAACGCTAAGCTGGTAAAGGAAGAGAAGAAAAACCCtgaagagaaagagaaaaAGGAAGTCAAGACTTCAAGAAGGTCCAATGATAAAAAGGAGAAGGAGGTCACTAAGCAGAAAAGTAGCGAGAAGCATGATGCTGCCAAACATAAAGTCAAAGAGGAACACACTTCCCCCAAGGAGTCAAAGGAAAAGCTCAATGATGTACCAGCTGTTACCTTGAAAGTAAAAAAAGAGCCCGGCACCCAGAAAGAACACGCTCCGTCGCCAAGAACTGCAGAACCGAAGACTCAGGATATGGTCGGGATGGCCTGGGTGGACAAGCACAAGCCTACGAACATAAAAGAAATCGTTGGCCAGGCAGGAGCCGCCAGCAACGTGACCAA GCTGATGAACTGGCTGTCCAAGTGGTATGTTAACCATGATGGAAACAAGAAGCCCCAACGTCCCAATCCTTGGGCCAAGAACGACGACGGCAGCTTCTACAAGGCGGCCCTGCTTTCGGGACCTCCTGGAATAGGAAAGACTACGACGGCGACTCTGGTAGTGAAGGAACTTGGCTTCGATGCGGTGGAGTTCAACGCCTCCGACACACGCAGCAAACGCTTGCTCAAGGATGAAGTGTCCACGCTGTTGAGCAACAAATCCCTCTCCGGTTACTTTACAGGACAAGGCCAAGCGGTCTCCCGCAAGCATGTGCTCATAATGGACGAAGTCGATGGCATGGCCGGTAACGAGGACCGCGGTGGAATGCAGGAGCTGATCGCCCTCATCAAGGATAGCTCTATTCCCATTATTTGCATGTGTAATGATCGCAACCACCCGAAAATTCGGTCGCTGGTTAACTATTGCTACGATCTGCGATTCCAGAGACCTCGCCTCGAGCAAATCAAAGGAAAAATAATGAGCATCTGCTTTAAGGAGAAAGTAAAGATATCGCCCGCAAAAGTGGAAGAAATCATAGCGGCTACCAACAACGATATTCGGCAATCCATTAACCACATTGCCCTGCTGAGCGCCAAGGAAGACGCTTCTAAAAAGTCAGGGCAGCAGATTGCCACCAAGGATCTGAAGCTGGGACCCTGGGAAGTGGTCCGAAAAGTCTTCACAGCGGACGAGCACAAGCACATGTCCTTTGCCGACAAGAGCGACCTTTTCTTTCACGACTACAGTCTGGCCCCGCTCTTTGTGCAGCAAAACTATCTGCAGGTCCTACCGCAGGGAAACAA AAAGGATGTCCTGGCCAAGGTGGCAGCTACGGCAGATGCCTTAAGCTTGGGTGACCTTGTTGAAAAGCGAATTCGTGCGAATTCAGCTTGGAGTCTTCTTCCCACTCAGGCCTTATTCAGCTCGGTCCTTCCCGGCGAGCACATGTGTGGCCACTTCACTGGACAGATTAACTTTCCCGGGTGGCTGGGCAAGAATTCCAAGTCTGGAAAACGTGCCAGGCTGGCTCAGGAGCTGCATGATCACACTAGGGTCTGCACCTCGGGCTCAAGACTATCGGTGAGGTTGGATTACGCCCCCTTCCTTCTGGATAATATAGTGCGACCTCTGGCAAAGGATGGCCAGGAGGGTGTACCCGCTGCTTTAGACGTTATGAAGGATTACCATCTACTCCGTGAGGATCTGGACTCGCTGGTCGAGCTTACATCCTGGCCCGGCAAGAAATCCCCACTGGACGCAGTGGATGGGAGAGTAAAAGCCGCTTTAACGCGATCTTACAACAAGGAGGTTATGGCATACTCCTATTCCGCTCAAGCTGGCatcaaaaaaaagaaatcggAGGCTGCTGGAGCGGATGACGATTACTTAGGCGAGAGTCCGGGCGAAGAGGACGGAGATGGTGGCCACATATCATCAGAGGAAGACGAGGACAAGGACAACCTAGAGCTGGATGGTTTGatcaaagccaaaaaaaagacAACTTCGTCAAAAGCGGCTGGTGGATCCAAAAAGGCTACAACTTCCACGGCTTCAAAGTCTAAGGCCAAGGCCAAAAAGTGA
- the LOC116801790 gene encoding uncharacterized protein LOC116801790 gives MLTPESQGLAPLSPLPFPLRTVNRCRALCRYFACLRRTSCCVFWLHMFTFQHSPKRHAEPDAKSRGSLVPHMRVVNVNAPRKLEKIDPVLLTIDRICQKRFRSDPGTQEELFDPRN, from the exons ATGCTCACGCCCGAGAGCCAGGGTCTTGCCCCTCTCTCCCCTCTCCCCTTCCCCTTGCGCACGGTAAACAGGTGCCGCGCCTTGTGCCGTTACTTTGCCTGCCTTCGGAGGACTTCGTGCTGCGTGTTTTGGCTACACATGTTTACCTTTCAGCACTCGCCCAAACGTCATGCA GAACCCGATGCCAAGTCCCGAGGAAGTTTAGTGCCACACATGCGTGTTGTAAATGTTAATGCGCCTAGAAAACTTGAGAAGATCGACCCAGTTTTGCTTACCATAGATAGAATATGCCAGAAGCGTTTTCGATCGGACCCAGGAACTCAAGAGGAACTATTTGACCCAAGAAATTGA